In one Chroicocephalus ridibundus chromosome Z, bChrRid1.1, whole genome shotgun sequence genomic region, the following are encoded:
- the AGXT2 gene encoding alanine--glyoxylate aminotransferase 2, mitochondrial has product MARALGSLLCGRSRWLGSVAFRQQKWKSSVSTQAKMPPCDFVPEKYKSYPYEHMQKIREQNISPSLRLYYKKPLLLHQGHMQWLFDYEGRRYLDLFAGIVTVSVGHCHPKVTMATQKQLARLWHTTNIYMHPSIQEYAEKLTALLPDPLKVVYLTNSGSEANDLAMFMARLYTRNFDIISFRGAYHGGSPYTLGLTSIGLYKHGVANGFGCSTTMLPDVFRGPWGGSNCRDSPVQTVRKCSCSEGVCQANDQYIEQFQDTLNTSVPKAIAGFIAEPIQGVNGAVQYPRNFLKEAYQLVRERGGVCISDEVQTGFGRTGSHFWGFQTHDVVPDIVTLAKGIGNGFPMAAVVTTKEIASSLAQNLHFNTFGGSPLACVVGAAVLDAIEEDGLQKNSDDVGTYMLLELAKLRDKFEIVGDVRGKGLMIGVEMVTDKDSRQPLPAEEISQIWEDCKDMGVLIGRGGLYSQTFRIKPPMCITKKDVDFAVEAFHTALQRHAERAAAKQT; this is encoded by the exons ATGGCGAGGGCCCTGGGGTCGCTGCTCTGCGGGCGCAGCCGCTGGCTCGGCAGCG TTGCTTTTaggcagcagaaatggaaaagctctGTCTCCACACAAGCAAAAATGCCTCCTTGCGATTTTGtacctgaaaaatacaaa TCCTATCCATATGAACATATGCAGAAGATTCGtgaacaaaatatttctccttcactGCGACTGTATTACAAGAAGCCGTTGTTGCTGCATCAAGGACATATGCAGTGGTTGTTTGATTACGAAGGAAGAAGATACCTTGATCTCTTTGCTGGAATTGTCACCGTCAGTGTTGGTCACTGTCACCC GAAGGTAACTATGGCTACCCAGAAACAGCTTGCTCGCCTGTGGCATACCACTAATATCTACATGCACCCGTCAATCCAAGAGTATGCTGAAAAGCTAACTGCTCTTCTTCCAGATCCACTTAAG GTGGTTTATCTAACCAACAGCGGGTCAGAAGCCAACGATTTGGCTATGTTCATGGCAAGGCTGTATACTCGTAACTTCGACATCATCTCTTTCAG AGGAGCATACCATGGAGGCAGCCCTTACACCCTGGGATTGACATCTATTGGTCTTTATAAGCATGGTGTTGCCAATGGCTTTGGCTGTTCAaca ACAATGTTACCAGATGTTTTTCGTGGTCCATGGGGAGGCAGCAATTGTAGAGATTCTCCAGTGCAAACTGTTCGAAAATGCAGCTGTTCAGAAG GTGTATGTCAAGCAAACGACCAGTACATTGAACAGTTCCAAGATACGCTGAATACCTCAGTGCCAAAGGCAATAGCTGGATTTATCGCTGAACCAATTCAA GGTGTTAATGGAGCTGTTCAGTACCCAAGAAATTTCTTAAAGGAAGCTTATCAGCTAGTACGGGAAAGAGGGGGCGTTTGTATTTCAGATGAA gtaCAGACCGGATTTGGACGGACAGGCAGCCATTTCTGGGGATTTCAAACACATGATGTAGTCCCTGACATTGTTACTTTGGCAAAAGGAATTGGCAATGGCTTTCCAATGGCAGCTGTTGTTACAACAAAAG agattGCAAGTTCCTTGGCTCAAAACCTTCACTTTAATACATTTGGAGGAAGCCCTTTGGCCTGTGTAGTTGGAGCTGCAGTTCTTGAT GCTATTGAAGAAGATGGTCTGCAAAAAAACAGTGATGATGTGGGAACATACATGCTACTGGAGTTGGCTAAACTACGGGATAAATTCGAGATTGTTGGAGATGTCCGTGGCAAGGGACTTATGATTGGAGTAGAAATGGTGACAGATAAG GACAGTCGCCAGCCTCTTCCAGCTGAAGAGATCAGTCAGATCTGGGAAGACTGTAAAGACATGGGGGTTCTGATCGGACGAGGAGGACTCTACAGTCAG ACATTTAGAATTAAACCTCCTATGTGCATTACTAAAAAGGATGTCGATTTTGCTGTGGAAGCATTTCATACCGCTTTACAGAGACACGCGGAAAGAGCAGCTGCAAAACAGACGTGA